One part of the Corynebacterium aurimucosum ATCC 700975 genome encodes these proteins:
- the gcvP gene encoding aminomethyl-transferring glycine dehydrogenase: protein MDFTSRHLGPDAAERETMLKAVGYDSVDALVDAALPTSIRAAEALNLPEALSEDDAQAKLREYASQNVVLKSFYGQGYSDTLTPAVIRRGLLEDAGWYTAYTPYQPEISQGRLEALLNFQTMIESLTGLPIANASLLDEASATAEAVGLMARAVKKGRRVLLDSRLHPQVLAVAAERARAIELEVEIADVRDGIVGEDLVGAVLAYTGTEGDIVDPRAAIEELHTRGALAAVVADPLSLLLLEAPGSMGADVVLGSSQRFGVPLFFGGPHAAFMSVTDKLKRQLPGRIVGVSKDAAGRPAYRLALQTREQHIRRERATSNICTAQALLANVASMYAVYHGPKGLKEIAQRAHDRASAFAAAVTGAGKEIVSRDFFDTVTVTGVDAAAVKAQLQEKGYLVRAIGTDKVSVSFGESATSEDVNTLATAFGATDFTASEPASSGSFEIPSSVQRSEEPLQHEIFNSLHSETQMLRYLRTLADKDLALDRTMIPLGSCTMKLNPTSAMEPISWPEFAGIHPYAPEETTAGWRALIDELESWLAEITGYAQVSIQPNAGSQGELAGLLAIRRYHVANGDHGRDVILIPASAHGTNAASATLANLRVVVVKTADDGSIDVADLDAKLEQHGEHVAGIMITYPSTHGVFDPEVREVCDKVHAAGGQVYIDGANMNALAGWARPGVFGGDVSHLNLHKTFTIPHGGGGPGVGPVGVAKHLVPFLPTDANNPQLDPAQPAAEGTGVPSTASRYGSAGVLPISWSYLAMVGAQGLTETTSHAILGANYLAQNLKDSFPVLYTGNAGLVAHECIFDLRELTDASGVTAADVAKRLVDYGFHAPTLSFPVAGTLMVEPTESEDLGELDRFIEAMRSIRAEIQEIIDGKVAYEDSVIHHAPFNAESVAADEWNFAFSRQQAAYPVTSLRANKYFPPVRRIDEAYGDRNLVCTCPPPEAFDYSDENQEV from the coding sequence ATGGATTTCACCTCTCGTCACCTCGGCCCCGATGCAGCCGAGCGTGAGACGATGCTCAAGGCAGTGGGCTATGACAGCGTGGACGCGCTTGTCGATGCTGCCCTGCCGACCTCCATCCGCGCCGCCGAGGCGCTCAACCTCCCGGAGGCTTTGAGCGAAGATGATGCGCAGGCGAAGCTGCGCGAGTACGCCTCCCAGAATGTCGTGCTGAAGTCCTTCTACGGCCAGGGTTACTCCGATACCCTCACCCCAGCGGTCATTCGCCGCGGGCTGCTGGAGGATGCCGGCTGGTACACCGCCTACACGCCCTACCAGCCGGAAATTTCGCAGGGCCGCCTCGAGGCACTGCTGAACTTCCAGACCATGATTGAGTCCCTGACCGGCCTTCCCATCGCGAACGCCTCGCTTCTCGACGAAGCCTCTGCCACCGCCGAGGCCGTCGGCCTGATGGCGCGTGCGGTGAAGAAGGGCCGCCGCGTGCTGTTGGATTCGCGCCTGCACCCGCAGGTTCTGGCCGTGGCCGCCGAGCGCGCCCGCGCCATCGAGCTGGAGGTCGAGATTGCTGATGTCCGCGATGGCATCGTCGGCGAAGACCTCGTCGGCGCAGTTCTGGCCTACACCGGAACGGAGGGCGATATCGTCGACCCGCGCGCTGCCATCGAGGAGCTGCACACCCGCGGCGCCCTGGCCGCCGTTGTGGCCGACCCGCTGTCGCTGCTCCTTCTGGAAGCGCCTGGTTCAATGGGCGCAGACGTCGTCCTCGGCTCCTCGCAGCGCTTCGGCGTCCCGCTCTTCTTCGGCGGCCCGCACGCAGCCTTCATGTCCGTCACGGATAAGCTCAAGCGCCAGCTTCCGGGCCGCATCGTGGGCGTGTCCAAGGACGCCGCCGGCCGCCCCGCCTACCGTCTGGCCCTGCAGACCCGCGAGCAGCACATCCGCCGCGAGCGCGCCACCTCCAATATCTGTACTGCACAGGCCCTCTTGGCCAATGTCGCCTCCATGTACGCCGTCTACCACGGTCCGAAGGGGCTGAAGGAGATTGCGCAGCGCGCGCATGACCGCGCTTCTGCTTTCGCTGCGGCAGTCACCGGCGCAGGCAAGGAGATTGTCTCCCGAGACTTCTTCGACACCGTGACCGTTACCGGCGTGGATGCCGCCGCCGTCAAGGCCCAGCTGCAGGAGAAGGGCTACCTGGTGCGCGCCATCGGCACGGACAAGGTCTCGGTCTCCTTCGGCGAGTCCGCTACCAGCGAGGATGTCAACACCCTTGCCACCGCCTTCGGCGCCACAGACTTCACTGCGTCCGAGCCAGCCTCGTCTGGCTCCTTCGAGATTCCGTCCTCTGTCCAGCGCTCCGAGGAGCCGCTGCAGCACGAGATCTTCAATTCGCTTCACTCCGAGACCCAGATGCTGCGCTACCTGCGCACCCTGGCGGATAAGGACTTGGCGCTCGACCGCACCATGATCCCGCTGGGCTCGTGCACGATGAAGCTCAACCCCACCTCCGCCATGGAGCCCATCTCCTGGCCGGAGTTCGCGGGCATCCACCCCTATGCCCCGGAGGAGACCACCGCTGGTTGGCGCGCGCTGATCGACGAGCTCGAGTCCTGGCTCGCCGAAATCACCGGCTACGCCCAGGTTTCCATCCAGCCCAACGCCGGTTCCCAGGGTGAGTTGGCCGGCCTGCTGGCCATTCGTCGCTACCACGTTGCCAACGGCGATCATGGCCGCGATGTCATCCTCATTCCGGCCTCAGCGCACGGCACCAACGCGGCGTCGGCGACCCTGGCCAACCTGCGCGTTGTCGTGGTCAAGACCGCGGACGATGGCTCGATCGACGTCGCCGACCTCGACGCCAAGCTCGAGCAGCACGGCGAGCACGTCGCCGGCATCATGATTACCTACCCCTCCACCCACGGTGTCTTCGACCCCGAGGTGCGCGAGGTCTGCGACAAGGTCCACGCAGCCGGCGGCCAGGTCTATATCGACGGCGCGAACATGAACGCGCTGGCCGGTTGGGCCCGCCCGGGCGTCTTCGGTGGCGATGTCTCCCACCTCAACCTGCACAAGACCTTCACCATCCCGCACGGCGGAGGTGGCCCGGGTGTGGGCCCGGTGGGCGTCGCCAAGCACTTGGTGCCCTTCCTGCCGACGGATGCCAACAACCCCCAGCTGGACCCCGCGCAGCCGGCCGCGGAAGGCACCGGCGTGCCGTCCACCGCATCGCGCTACGGTTCCGCTGGTGTGCTGCCGATTTCCTGGTCTTACCTGGCCATGGTGGGCGCGCAAGGACTCACGGAGACGACGAGCCACGCCATCCTCGGCGCGAACTACCTGGCGCAGAACCTGAAGGATTCCTTCCCGGTTCTCTACACGGGTAATGCCGGCCTGGTAGCGCACGAATGCATCTTTGACCTGCGCGAGCTGACCGACGCCTCCGGCGTCACCGCTGCTGATGTGGCCAAGCGCCTCGTGGACTACGGCTTCCACGCGCCGACCCTGTCCTTCCCGGTGGCCGGCACCCTCATGGTGGAGCCCACCGAGTCCGAGGACCTGGGTGAGCTGGACCGCTTCATCGAGGCTATGCGCTCCATCCGCGCCGAAATCCAGGAAATCATCGACGGCAAAGTGGCCTACGAGGACTCCGTCATCCACCACGCACCGTTCAACGCCGAATCCGTCGCCGCCGACGAGTGGAACTTTGCCTTTAGCCGCCAGCAGGCCGCCTACCCGGTGACCTCCCTGCGCGCTAATAAGTACTTCCCGCCGGTGCGCCGCATCGACGAGGCTTATGGTGACCGCAACCTGGTGTGCACCTGCCCGCCGCCAGAGGCCTTTGACTACTCCGACGAGAACCAGGAGGTTTAA
- the gcvH gene encoding glycine cleavage system protein GcvH produces the protein MANLPSDFSYSEDHEWINATADSVVGSTVRIGITSVATDRLGEVVFAELPAVGDTVEHGETCGEVESTKSVSDLYSPVTGTVTAVNEGVHDDYAVINNDPFGEGWLFEVEVTEAGELMTADEYASANGVD, from the coding sequence ATGGCTAATCTTCCTTCCGATTTCTCCTACTCCGAGGACCACGAGTGGATTAACGCCACCGCTGACTCCGTCGTTGGTTCTACCGTCCGTATCGGCATCACCTCCGTGGCCACCGACCGCCTGGGGGAGGTCGTCTTCGCTGAGCTGCCTGCCGTGGGCGATACCGTCGAGCACGGCGAGACCTGCGGCGAGGTCGAGTCCACCAAGTCCGTGTCTGACCTCTACTCCCCGGTCACCGGCACCGTGACCGCCGTCAATGAGGGCGTGCACGATGACTACGCAGTCATCAACAACGATCCCTTCGGTGAAGGCTGGCTCTTCGAGGTCGAGGTCACCGAGGCCGGCGAGCTGATGACCGCCGACGAATACGCCTCCGCCAACGGCGTTGACTAA
- a CDS encoding MFS transporter yields the protein MVSQKWFRVALGMFLVACGANLFAPMVVVYQVTTELGVLQTTFLFGIYALGIMVALFIGGPLSDSLGRRAIMRPAVLITTAGSLVFLGGAGGAFLPLLLGRLCAGAAVGLAMSSGAAWIKELSTHLSVGAKRSSIALSAGFASAPGVAGITAEFLPWPTVLPYLLHIGLALVVVPLVWTVPEDQSKQSLSQRRTFIPTSLITPRYLPVVAYAPWVFGSATTAFVFLPSQLSEHLRHPILIAGLCALLTMGSGVIIQQLAGRIRVTAFHGMVLAAIGMALCLGILAAAEHNWAVFLLPLAAITMGSSYGIGMLSGLAETQAIAHPAELGAATGVFYSLTYLGFFAPFILSLLGPVTGYSTAFIIGLSIAALTAVTLRLRFKG from the coding sequence ATGGTTTCTCAGAAGTGGTTCCGCGTCGCTTTAGGCATGTTCCTCGTCGCCTGCGGCGCTAATCTCTTCGCCCCGATGGTCGTGGTCTACCAAGTCACCACCGAACTAGGGGTTCTACAGACGACCTTCCTCTTCGGCATCTATGCCCTCGGCATCATGGTGGCTCTCTTCATTGGCGGCCCACTCTCGGATTCGTTGGGACGCCGAGCCATCATGCGCCCAGCCGTCCTCATCACCACTGCTGGCTCACTGGTCTTCCTCGGCGGCGCAGGCGGTGCCTTCCTCCCCTTGTTGCTCGGCCGCCTGTGTGCCGGGGCTGCGGTGGGCCTGGCCATGTCTTCCGGCGCTGCGTGGATTAAGGAGCTCAGCACCCACCTCAGCGTTGGTGCGAAGCGTTCCTCTATCGCACTGTCAGCCGGCTTCGCATCAGCGCCTGGCGTTGCCGGTATCACCGCGGAATTCCTCCCCTGGCCCACCGTCCTGCCTTATCTTTTGCACATCGGCCTAGCCCTCGTCGTGGTCCCGCTCGTGTGGACGGTGCCCGAAGATCAGAGCAAACAGTCGCTGTCACAGCGGCGCACCTTCATACCGACAAGCTTGATTACCCCCCGCTACCTACCGGTTGTGGCCTACGCACCATGGGTCTTCGGCTCCGCCACCACCGCCTTCGTCTTCCTGCCCTCACAGCTCAGCGAGCACTTGCGCCACCCCATTCTCATCGCCGGGCTCTGCGCGCTCCTCACCATGGGCAGCGGCGTAATCATTCAACAGCTAGCGGGTCGCATCCGCGTGACTGCTTTTCACGGCATGGTACTGGCCGCCATAGGCATGGCCCTGTGCCTCGGCATCCTCGCCGCGGCGGAACATAACTGGGCAGTTTTCCTTCTGCCCCTCGCGGCCATCACCATGGGCAGCTCCTATGGAATTGGCATGCTCAGCGGTCTCGCGGAAACCCAAGCCATCGCGCACCCGGCGGAGCTTGGTGCAGCAACGGGGGTGTTTTATTCGCTGACCTATCTGGGGTTCTTTGCCCCCTTCATTCTCTCGCTTTTGGGCCCTGTCACAGGCTATTCCACCGCCTTCATCATTGGACTCTCTATCGCGGCGTTGACTGCCGTGACGCTGCGCCTCCGCTTTAAGGGGTAA
- the gcvT gene encoding glycine cleavage system aminomethyltransferase GcvT, producing the protein MTDYLHSPLHAEHEKLGATFTPFGPWEMPLKYDNELEEHRAVRNAAGLFDLSHMGEIWVNGPDAAEFLSYCFISNLTTLKEGKAKYSMICAEDGGIIDDLITYRLEETKFLVVPNAGNADTVWDALNERAEGFDVDLKNESRDVAMIAVQGPKALEILVPLVEDTKQQAVMDLPYYAAMTGKVARKYAFICRTGYTGEDGFELIVYNSDAPELWEELLKAGEEYGIKPCGLAARDSLRLEAGMPLYGNELTRDITPVEAGMSRAFAKKEQDFVGAEVLRQRAEEGPQAVITGLVSSQRRAARAGSEVYVGENKVGTVTSGQPSPTLGHPVALALIDTAAGLEPGAAVEVDIRGKRYPFEVSALPFYKRDK; encoded by the coding sequence ATGACTGACTACCTGCACTCCCCGCTGCATGCTGAGCACGAGAAACTCGGCGCTACTTTCACCCCCTTCGGGCCGTGGGAGATGCCGCTGAAGTATGACAACGAGCTTGAGGAGCACCGCGCGGTGCGTAATGCCGCGGGCCTCTTCGATCTGTCCCACATGGGTGAAATCTGGGTCAACGGCCCAGACGCCGCTGAGTTCTTGTCCTACTGCTTCATTTCCAACCTCACCACCCTCAAGGAGGGCAAGGCGAAGTACTCCATGATCTGCGCGGAGGATGGCGGCATCATCGATGACCTCATCACCTACCGCTTGGAGGAGACCAAGTTCCTCGTCGTGCCCAATGCTGGCAACGCCGACACCGTGTGGGATGCACTCAACGAGCGCGCCGAGGGCTTCGACGTGGACCTGAAGAACGAGTCCCGCGACGTGGCCATGATTGCCGTCCAGGGCCCGAAGGCGCTGGAGATCCTCGTCCCGTTGGTGGAGGACACCAAGCAGCAGGCCGTGATGGACCTGCCCTACTACGCCGCGATGACCGGCAAGGTGGCCCGTAAGTATGCGTTCATCTGCCGCACCGGCTACACCGGCGAGGACGGCTTCGAGCTCATCGTCTACAACTCCGATGCCCCGGAGCTGTGGGAAGAGCTGCTCAAGGCCGGCGAGGAATACGGCATCAAGCCCTGTGGCTTGGCAGCGCGCGACTCCCTGCGCTTGGAGGCTGGCATGCCGCTCTACGGCAACGAGCTCACCCGCGATATCACCCCAGTGGAGGCCGGAATGTCCCGCGCCTTTGCCAAGAAGGAGCAGGACTTCGTAGGCGCTGAGGTGCTGCGCCAGCGCGCTGAGGAGGGCCCGCAGGCCGTTATCACCGGACTTGTCTCCTCCCAGCGCCGCGCCGCCCGTGCCGGCTCCGAGGTCTACGTGGGTGAGAACAAGGTGGGCACGGTGACATCTGGTCAGCCCTCCCCCACCCTGGGGCACCCGGTAGCACTCGCGCTCATCGATACCGCCGCTGGACTCGAGCCGGGTGCGGCCGTCGAGGTGGATATCCGCGGCAAGCGCTACCCCTTCGAAGTCTCCGCGCTGCCCTTCTACAAGCGCGATAAGTAA
- a CDS encoding DUF4191 domain-containing protein: MAKDDKASLKDAKKQERAAKRAQRKQNWSQMWQAFNMQRKQDKALIPIMLAAFLGMGLLFFLIGMLFNGQWFMLIIGLGLGAMLAMFLFTRRLERDMYKKVEDQPGVAGWALEQQLRNTVGVVWKVKPGVAATRQQDLVHRVIGNSGVIFVVEGDRKRVAPTLNRLKKRVDRLAGGVPVYEVFVGSGEDEVPVSKLRSHIMKLPRNYNKNETYENIRRIEAMDDLPGTTPGLPKGPMPRQAQNMAGMNRRMRRMQERKGGK; this comes from the coding sequence ATGGCTAAGGACGATAAGGCGTCGCTCAAGGACGCGAAGAAGCAAGAGCGGGCGGCCAAGCGCGCCCAGCGCAAGCAGAACTGGTCACAGATGTGGCAAGCGTTCAACATGCAGCGCAAGCAGGACAAGGCTCTCATCCCCATCATGCTGGCTGCGTTCTTGGGCATGGGCTTGCTCTTCTTCCTTATCGGCATGCTCTTCAACGGCCAGTGGTTCATGCTCATCATTGGCTTGGGTCTTGGCGCGATGCTCGCCATGTTCCTGTTCACCCGCCGCCTTGAGCGCGATATGTACAAGAAGGTGGAAGACCAGCCTGGTGTCGCCGGTTGGGCTTTGGAGCAGCAGCTACGCAACACCGTTGGTGTGGTGTGGAAGGTCAAGCCGGGCGTGGCTGCGACGCGCCAGCAGGATCTGGTTCACCGCGTGATTGGTAACTCCGGCGTCATTTTCGTCGTTGAGGGTGACCGCAAGCGCGTTGCCCCTACTCTTAACCGTTTGAAGAAACGCGTTGACCGCCTGGCTGGCGGTGTGCCGGTTTACGAGGTCTTCGTGGGCAGCGGTGAGGATGAGGTGCCGGTGTCCAAGCTGCGCAGCCACATTATGAAGCTGCCGCGCAACTACAACAAGAACGAAACCTACGAGAACATTCGCCGCATCGAGGCCATGGATGATCTCCCGGGCACTACTCCGGGCCTGCCAAAGGGCCCAATGCCCCGCCAGGCTCAGAACATGGCGGGCATGAACCGCCGCATGCGCCGCATGCAGGAGCGCAAGGGCGGCAAATAA
- the lipB gene encoding lipoyl(octanoyl) transferase LipB, which produces MTAPREPFFPVDRSIRASDEPLEIRRLGRMGYQEAWDLQAEIAAARAAGTQGDVILVVEHPNVYTAGKRTQPEDMPDNGLPVIDVDRGGRITWHGEGQLVVYPIIKLAEPVDVVDYVRRLEEAIIQAVRELGVSTAGRIDGRSGVWVPSTTQAADPAAPKRDRKLGALGIRVTRGVTMHGLALNCTNTLEYYEHIVACGIDDADVSTLSLELGREVTMEEAEAPLLDALLKALSGELTVADHTFASAPDPIKVANEKARQARKAAQEK; this is translated from the coding sequence ATGACTGCTCCCCGCGAACCTTTCTTTCCCGTTGATCGCTCCATCCGCGCTTCCGACGAACCACTGGAGATCCGCCGCTTAGGCCGCATGGGCTACCAAGAGGCCTGGGATCTGCAAGCCGAGATCGCCGCGGCGCGGGCGGCGGGCACGCAGGGGGATGTCATCCTCGTGGTGGAGCACCCCAACGTCTACACCGCCGGCAAGCGCACGCAGCCGGAGGATATGCCTGATAATGGCCTACCGGTCATTGATGTAGACCGTGGCGGGCGCATCACCTGGCACGGCGAGGGCCAGTTGGTGGTCTACCCCATTATCAAGCTGGCCGAGCCGGTAGACGTTGTCGATTACGTCCGCCGCCTTGAGGAGGCCATCATCCAAGCCGTCCGCGAACTCGGTGTGAGCACCGCTGGGCGCATCGATGGACGCTCTGGCGTATGGGTTCCTTCCACCACCCAGGCTGCCGACCCAGCCGCCCCGAAGCGCGACCGTAAGCTAGGCGCCCTGGGCATTCGCGTGACCCGCGGAGTGACCATGCACGGTCTGGCGCTCAACTGCACCAATACGCTGGAATACTACGAGCACATCGTGGCCTGCGGCATCGACGATGCGGACGTGTCCACGCTATCGCTTGAGCTCGGCCGTGAGGTGACCATGGAGGAGGCGGAAGCGCCGCTTCTCGACGCCCTCCTCAAAGCCCTCTCCGGCGAACTAACAGTGGCCGACCACACCTTTGCCTCGGCACCTGATCCCATCAAAGTGGCCAATGAGAAGGCCCGCCAAGCCCGCAAAGCCGCGCAAGAAAAATAG
- the lipA gene encoding lipoyl synthase — translation MLRIEKKNAESPIEQKPRWIRNQVRTGPGYEDMKSRVTGASLHTVCQEAGCPNIHECWESREATFLIGGDKCTRRCDFCDIATGKPAELDRDEPRRVAENIQEMDLNYTTITGVTRDDLPDEGAWLYAEVVRKIHELNPNTGVENLTPDFSGKPDLLQEVFEARPEVFAHNLETVPRIFKRIRPAFRYERSLDVIRQAHDFGLITKSNLILGMGETAEEIEEALRDLRSAGCDIITITQYLRPGPRFHPIERWVRPEEFVEHSKLAKELGFGGVMSGPLVRSSYRAGRLYVQAMEARGLELPENLKHLAETSQGATAQEASTLLEKYGPSEETPVTTRMAKTPAQSNSVAATIR, via the coding sequence ATGCTCCGCATTGAGAAGAAGAATGCGGAGTCTCCCATCGAACAGAAGCCGCGCTGGATCCGCAACCAGGTTCGCACCGGCCCTGGGTACGAGGACATGAAATCTCGCGTGACTGGTGCTTCCCTACACACCGTGTGCCAAGAGGCTGGCTGCCCCAATATTCACGAGTGCTGGGAATCGCGTGAGGCTACCTTCCTCATCGGCGGTGACAAGTGCACTCGCCGCTGTGATTTCTGCGATATCGCTACCGGTAAGCCAGCGGAACTGGACCGCGACGAGCCGCGTCGTGTGGCAGAGAATATCCAGGAAATGGATCTCAACTACACCACCATCACGGGTGTTACCCGCGATGATCTTCCTGATGAGGGCGCCTGGCTCTACGCCGAGGTGGTGCGCAAGATTCATGAGCTTAACCCCAATACCGGCGTGGAAAACCTCACCCCGGACTTTTCCGGTAAGCCGGACCTGCTCCAGGAGGTCTTTGAGGCCCGCCCCGAGGTCTTTGCTCACAACCTGGAGACGGTGCCGCGCATCTTCAAGCGCATCCGCCCGGCCTTCCGCTATGAGCGTTCCCTCGACGTCATCCGCCAGGCCCACGACTTTGGCCTGATCACCAAGTCCAACCTCATCCTGGGCATGGGCGAAACCGCCGAGGAGATCGAGGAAGCACTGCGCGACCTGCGCTCGGCAGGCTGCGACATCATCACGATCACCCAGTACCTGCGCCCCGGCCCGCGCTTCCACCCGATCGAGCGCTGGGTGCGCCCGGAGGAATTCGTGGAGCACTCCAAGCTGGCCAAGGAGCTGGGCTTCGGTGGCGTCATGTCTGGCCCGCTGGTCCGCTCCTCCTACCGCGCTGGCCGCCTCTACGTGCAGGCCATGGAGGCACGCGGCCTCGAGCTTCCGGAGAACCTGAAGCACCTGGCGGAGACTTCCCAGGGCGCTACCGCCCAGGAGGCTTCCACCCTGCTGGAGAAGTACGGCCCCTCCGAGGAAACTCCGGTCACCACGCGCATGGCTAAGACCCCCGCACAATCCAACTCTGTTGCCGCTACCATCCGCTAA
- the sucB gene encoding 2-oxoglutarate dehydrogenase, E2 component, dihydrolipoamide succinyltransferase, whose amino-acid sequence MAHSVVMPELGESVTEGTITQWLKSVGDTVEVDEPLLEVSTDKVDTEIPSPVAGTILEIKAEEDDTVDVGAVIAIIGDEGESAPAAEESEDSSEKAAETPDKPAEDAESEAPAASGDATDVEMPELGESVTEGTITQWLKSVGDTVEVDEPLLEVSTDKVDTEIPSPVAGTLVEILAEEDDTVDVGAVIARVGDGSAAASEKPAAKEEKAEEKKEEPKAEEKKEEPKAEEKKPAASQSSEPKTSETSTKVNNGDNVPYVTPLVRKLAEKHGVDLSTVSGTGVGGRIRKQDVLAAAGEGEAPASSASASSSNPRARWSTKSVDPEKQELIGTTQKVNRIREITASKMVEALQISAQLTHVQEVDMTAIWDMRKQSKQAFIDKYEANLSFLPFIVKATVEALVSHPNVNASYNPETKEMTYHADVNVAIAVDTPRGLLTPVIHKAQELTLPEIAQKIAELADKARNNKLKPNDLTGATFTVTNIGSEGALLDTPILVPPQAGILGTAAITKRAVVVTEDGQDAIAIRQMCYLPFTYDHQVVDGADAGRFITTIKDRLETADFEADLDL is encoded by the coding sequence ATGGCACACTCTGTTGTGATGCCCGAACTGGGCGAATCTGTAACCGAAGGCACGATTACCCAGTGGCTGAAGTCCGTCGGCGACACCGTCGAGGTCGACGAGCCATTGCTCGAGGTCTCCACCGACAAGGTCGACACCGAAATCCCCTCCCCGGTCGCCGGCACCATCCTCGAAATCAAGGCTGAGGAAGATGACACCGTAGACGTGGGCGCAGTCATCGCCATCATCGGTGATGAGGGCGAGTCTGCACCGGCTGCTGAGGAGTCCGAGGATTCCTCCGAGAAAGCTGCTGAGACCCCGGACAAGCCTGCTGAGGACGCTGAGTCTGAGGCTCCGGCTGCTTCTGGTGACGCCACCGACGTAGAGATGCCGGAGCTCGGTGAGTCCGTCACCGAAGGCACCATCACCCAGTGGCTGAAGTCCGTCGGCGACACCGTCGAGGTCGACGAACCACTCCTCGAGGTCTCCACCGACAAGGTCGACACCGAAATCCCCTCCCCGGTCGCCGGCACCCTCGTTGAAATCCTCGCCGAGGAAGACGACACCGTCGACGTCGGCGCCGTCATCGCCCGCGTAGGCGACGGCTCCGCCGCAGCCTCCGAGAAGCCCGCCGCCAAGGAAGAAAAGGCAGAGGAAAAGAAGGAAGAGCCCAAGGCTGAGGAGAAGAAGGAAGAGCCTAAGGCAGAAGAGAAGAAGCCTGCTGCTTCCCAGTCCTCCGAGCCGAAGACTTCTGAGACTTCCACCAAGGTCAACAACGGCGATAACGTCCCGTACGTCACCCCGCTGGTGCGCAAGCTGGCTGAGAAGCACGGCGTTGACCTCTCCACCGTCTCTGGCACTGGCGTCGGCGGCCGCATCCGCAAGCAGGACGTCCTGGCCGCGGCTGGCGAGGGCGAGGCACCGGCTTCCTCTGCTAGCGCATCCTCCAGCAACCCGCGTGCTCGCTGGTCCACCAAGTCCGTGGATCCGGAGAAGCAGGAGCTCATCGGCACCACCCAGAAGGTCAACCGTATCCGCGAGATCACGGCGTCCAAGATGGTTGAGGCCCTCCAGATTTCCGCTCAGCTGACCCACGTCCAGGAAGTCGATATGACCGCCATCTGGGATATGCGCAAGCAGTCCAAGCAGGCGTTCATTGATAAGTACGAGGCCAACCTCTCCTTCCTGCCGTTCATTGTGAAGGCCACCGTTGAGGCACTGGTCTCCCACCCGAACGTCAACGCGTCCTACAACCCGGAGACCAAGGAGATGACCTACCACGCTGACGTCAACGTGGCCATCGCCGTGGATACTCCGCGTGGCCTGCTGACCCCGGTCATCCACAAGGCCCAGGAACTGACGCTGCCGGAGATTGCCCAGAAGATCGCCGAGCTGGCAGACAAGGCACGCAACAACAAGCTCAAGCCGAATGATCTGACCGGTGCAACCTTCACCGTGACCAACATCGGCTCCGAGGGCGCCCTGCTGGATACCCCGATTCTGGTTCCGCCGCAGGCCGGCATCCTGGGCACCGCCGCTATCACCAAGCGCGCGGTCGTCGTGACCGAGGACGGCCAGGACGCGATTGCCATCCGCCAGATGTGCTACCTGCCGTTCACCTACGACCATCAGGTGGTCGACGGTGCCGACGCTGGTCGCTTCATCACGACCATCAAGGACCGCCTCGAAACCGCAGATTTCGAAGCCGACCTTGACCTCTAA
- a CDS encoding RDD family protein: protein MADNNDGFEHGQWPGQTMGLPKEGSGALASVMRRTLGVLIDWLLAMLIANLLELFTDSLGGPAFLGYAVWVVMGIVCGWLFARTPGMAVLGMGVARLDKPGTSVGLWRAAVRTLLTAVLFPAAMVDADGRGLHDRATGTAVIMA from the coding sequence ATGGCAGATAATAACGACGGCTTCGAGCACGGGCAGTGGCCTGGGCAAACAATGGGCTTGCCCAAGGAGGGCTCAGGTGCCCTGGCTTCTGTAATGCGGCGCACTCTTGGCGTGCTCATTGACTGGCTCTTGGCGATGCTCATTGCCAACCTTCTTGAGCTCTTTACGGATTCGCTCGGCGGCCCAGCTTTCTTGGGCTATGCAGTGTGGGTAGTTATGGGCATCGTGTGCGGATGGCTCTTCGCCCGCACCCCGGGAATGGCCGTGCTGGGCATGGGCGTGGCGCGCCTCGACAAGCCGGGCACTTCTGTCGGCTTGTGGCGGGCGGCGGTCCGCACGCTGCTGACTGCTGTGCTCTTCCCCGCAGCGATGGTCGATGCCGACGGCCGCGGCCTCCACGATCGCGCCACCGGCACGGCCGTTATCATGGCCTAA